Proteins encoded together in one Urocitellus parryii isolate mUroPar1 chromosome 3, mUroPar1.hap1, whole genome shotgun sequence window:
- the Or2z1 gene encoding olfactory receptor 2Z1, with protein sequence MTRITGELSVGGGQLFHSETHIAPLPACACDRHLSLTKALPYVLILPVASRLLRQYPGQSLPSNGSDHEGRSHWPPSLRFLARGLSFFLQLKYAVKSLRDMNQSVASGFFLVNLFSGSGPHRVLFSLVAAAFTLGLLGNTILLFLIRLDSQLHTPMYFLLSQLALFDVGFPLVTVPKMASDFLRGEGSISFGGCAAQIFFLTLMGVAEGVLLALMSYDRYLAVCHPLQYPVLMRRPVCLLMVGSSWLAGVLNACTQTSITLHFPYCGSRTVDHFFCEVPALLKLSCVDTSAYERALSTSGVLILVLPLALIAASYGHVLRAVLLMRSEEARGKALATCSSHLTVVGLFYGAAVFMYMVPGAYHSPLQDNVVSLFYSLVTPTLNPLIYSLRNREVQRALVKVLSRAGLRAKW encoded by the coding sequence ATGACAAGGATCACTGGGGAGCTCTCCGTTGGAGGTGGCCAGCTGTTTCATTCAGAGACACACATTGCCCCTCTCCCAGCCTGTGCCTGTGACAGACACCTCTCGCTGACCAAAGCTCTCCCCTATGTGCTGATTCTCCCTGTGGCCTCGCGGCTCTTGAGACAGTATCCTGGGCAGTCGCTGCCATCCAACGGCAGTGACCATGAGGGTCGAAGTCATTGGCCACCCTCTCTGAGGTTCCTTGCCAGAGGTCTCTCGTTCTTCTTGCAGCTGAAGTATGCTGTGAAGAGCCTGAGGGATATGAATCAGTCGGTGGCCTCCGGCTTCTTTCTGGTGAACCTCTTCAGTGGCTCAGGGCCACACCGTGTCCTCTTCTCCCTGGTGGCCGCCGCATTTACCTTGGGTCTTCTGGGAAACACCATTCTGCTGTTCTTGATTCGCCTGGACTCCCAACtccacacacccatgtacttccTGCTCAGCCAGCTCGCCCTCTTTGATGTGGGTTTCCCCCTGGTCACCGTCCCCAAGATGGCCTCAGACTTCCTGCGGGGGGAAGGTTCCATCTCCTTCGGAGGTTGTGCAGCTCAAATATTCTTCCTGACACTTATGGGTGTGGCCGAGGGCGTCCTGCTGGCCCTCATGTCCTACGACAGGTACCTCGCCGTGTGCCACCCCCTGCAGTACCCTGTGCTCATGAGACGCCCGGTGTGCCTGCTCATGGTGGGCTCCTCCTGGCTGGCGGGGGTGCTCAACGCGTGCACGCAGACCTCCATCACCCTGCACTTCCCCTACTGTGGCTCCCGCACCGtggaccacttcttctgtgaggtgCCAGCCCTGCTGAAGCTCTCCTGTGTGGACACCTCGGCCTACGAGCGGGCGCTGTCCACCTCGGGAGTGCTGATCCTGGTGCTGCCGCTCGCCCTCATCGCCGCCTCCTATGGCCACGTGTTGCGGGCTGTTCTGCTCATGCGCTCGGAGGAGGCCCGAGGCAAGGCCTTGGCCACCTGCTCCTCGCACCTCACGGTCGTGGGCCTCTTCTATGGAGCTGCGGTGTTCATGTACATGGTGCCTGGTGCCTACCACAGCCCCCTGCAGGACAATGTGGTCTCCCTGTTCTACAGTCTGGTCACCCCGACTCTCAACCCCCTtatctacagtctgaggaaccGGGAGGTGCAGAGGGCTTTGGTCAAAGTGCTCAGCAGAGCTGGTCTCAGGGCAAAGTGGTGA